The following are encoded together in the Natronolimnobius sp. AArcel1 genome:
- a CDS encoding glycosyltransferase family 4 protein, which yields MHVGLVIAGDLEQTSGGYRYDRKLVEYLERQGDTVDVLSLPPRAKHNGGDESVDLDESIRSQLNQPYDVLIEDELCYPTLLKYNPDLDAPDRIVSLVHLLESAGPSVTDPQRHIRERRYLESVDAAICTSEFTRDRTTDCTALPTAVVPPAGRHETAAVSAATVNGRARATPLHLVFVGNVIPRKNLETVVSALETLSQDTEWELTVVGSTDAAPEYVAEQRNRVERAGLTTRVTFAGHVTDERLESILERAHVLAVPSRYEGFGMVYLEAMEYGVIPIASAVGGASELVTDGENGSLIDPDNVERLAKTIEVLERDRDQLAALGQQARATAVSQPTWDEQLATFRAVLNAWHSTEESQLASATPTNTRGGH from the coding sequence ATGCACGTTGGCCTCGTCATCGCTGGCGACCTCGAGCAAACATCGGGTGGCTACCGCTACGATCGGAAACTCGTTGAGTACCTCGAGCGCCAGGGCGATACGGTCGACGTCCTCTCGCTTCCGCCCAGAGCGAAACACAACGGAGGCGACGAATCAGTGGATCTTGATGAGTCGATTCGGTCGCAACTGAACCAGCCCTATGACGTGTTGATAGAGGACGAACTCTGCTATCCAACACTGCTCAAGTACAATCCCGATCTCGATGCCCCTGACCGAATTGTCTCGCTCGTCCACCTCCTCGAGTCGGCTGGCCCTAGCGTCACTGACCCACAACGTCACATTCGCGAACGCCGCTATCTCGAGTCCGTTGACGCCGCCATCTGTACAAGTGAGTTCACTCGAGATCGAACGACCGATTGCACGGCACTTCCAACCGCCGTCGTCCCCCCGGCAGGCCGCCATGAAACCGCTGCTGTCTCGGCTGCGACCGTCAACGGGCGCGCTCGAGCAACTCCGCTGCACCTCGTCTTCGTCGGCAACGTCATCCCGCGGAAGAACCTTGAGACGGTCGTCTCAGCACTCGAGACGCTGTCCCAAGATACTGAGTGGGAACTAACCGTCGTCGGCAGTACGGACGCAGCACCCGAGTATGTCGCCGAACAGCGCAACCGCGTCGAGCGTGCTGGGCTGACAACCCGCGTTACGTTCGCCGGCCACGTCACTGATGAGCGCCTCGAGTCTATTCTCGAGCGCGCACACGTTCTTGCTGTCCCATCGCGTTACGAAGGGTTCGGCATGGTGTACCTCGAGGCAATGGAATACGGCGTTATTCCGATCGCGAGCGCCGTCGGCGGGGCAAGCGAACTCGTCACCGACGGCGAAAACGGCTCCCTCATCGACCCGGACAACGTCGAGCGACTCGCAAAAACGATCGAGGTACTCGAGCGCGACCGAGACCAACTCGCTGCACTCGGCCAGCAAGCGCGTGCGACTGCGGTTTCACAGCCGACCTGGGACGAGCAATTGGCGACGTTCCGAGCAGTACTCAACGCGTGGCACAGCACCGAGGAGTCACAACTAGCGTCGGCCACACCAACAAACACGCGAGGTGGGCACTGA
- a CDS encoding zinc-binding alcohol dehydrogenase produces the protein MSARTLYFTAPQTVAVRRHTLPEPSPDEVRVQTLVSAISAGTEGLLYRGDAPSNLPADSELETIDGDFSFPLSYGYATVGEVTAVGENVAESWLERRVFAYVPHQSHFCVAPDELLVVPDNISTREAALVANLETAVTFLLDGAPLLGERVTVLGQGVVGLLTTALLAEMPLETLVTFDAHERRRQRSESLGADESLDPTVTGIRDGVEAVAGKRADLTYELSGNPDALDGAIAATGFDGRVIVGSWYGTKPTTLDLGGHFHRDRLEISSSQVSTIDPSLRGRWSRERRHEVVWDWLRQLEIDPLLTHEFSLEEADQAYELLEERPDEAIQVLLTYGTD, from the coding sequence GTGAGTGCGCGAACCCTCTACTTTACCGCACCACAGACGGTTGCTGTTCGACGCCACACACTCCCTGAGCCCAGCCCGGATGAGGTTCGCGTCCAGACGCTCGTCTCCGCGATCAGCGCCGGAACCGAGGGACTGCTCTATCGCGGCGATGCACCGAGTAATCTCCCGGCTGATTCGGAACTCGAGACCATCGATGGCGACTTTTCCTTTCCCCTGTCGTATGGCTACGCCACCGTTGGTGAGGTGACTGCAGTCGGCGAGAACGTCGCAGAATCGTGGCTCGAGCGCCGCGTTTTCGCGTACGTCCCGCACCAGAGTCATTTCTGTGTCGCCCCAGACGAGTTGCTCGTCGTGCCCGACAACATCTCGACTCGCGAGGCAGCGCTCGTTGCGAATCTCGAGACCGCAGTGACGTTTCTGCTTGATGGTGCGCCGCTGCTTGGCGAGCGTGTCACCGTCCTTGGACAGGGCGTCGTTGGGTTGCTGACGACAGCCTTACTCGCGGAGATGCCACTCGAGACACTGGTCACGTTCGATGCCCACGAGCGCCGCCGCCAGCGCTCGGAGTCTCTCGGTGCGGACGAGTCGCTGGATCCAACAGTGACCGGGATTCGCGACGGCGTCGAAGCCGTCGCCGGTAAGCGGGCTGATCTGACGTACGAACTCTCGGGTAACCCGGATGCACTCGACGGCGCAATCGCAGCAACAGGATTCGACGGCCGCGTCATCGTTGGCTCGTGGTACGGCACCAAGCCGACGACACTCGATCTCGGCGGCCACTTTCACCGTGATCGCCTCGAGATTTCGAGCAGCCAAGTGAGCACGATCGATCCCAGCCTCCGCGGGCGCTGGTCGCGAGAGCGTCGCCACGAAGTCGTCTGGGACTGGCTCCGACAACTCGAGATCGACCCGCTGTTGACACACGAGTTTTCACTCGAGGAGGCCGACCAGGCATACGAACTGCTCGAGGAGCGCCCGGATGAGGCAATACAGGTGCTGTTGACCTACGGGACAGACTGA
- the rpl12p gene encoding 50S ribosomal protein P1: MEYVYAALILNEADEEINEDNLTDVLDAAGVDVEESRVKALVAALEDVDIEEAVSEAAAAPAAAAGGAAAGGAAAGAADDDGDDEETSDVPDTTDDDEDDEDDEAGGEGLGELFG; this comes from the coding sequence ATGGAATACGTTTACGCTGCACTCATCCTGAACGAAGCGGACGAAGAGATCAACGAAGACAACCTCACCGACGTGCTCGACGCTGCTGGCGTCGACGTCGAAGAGTCGCGCGTCAAAGCGCTCGTCGCTGCCCTCGAGGACGTTGACATCGAGGAAGCAGTGTCCGAAGCCGCTGCCGCACCCGCTGCAGCAGCTGGCGGCGCAGCCGCAGGCGGAGCCGCCGCTGGCGCTGCTGACGACGATGGCGACGACGAAGAGACCAGCGACGTCCCTGACACGACGGACGACGACGAAGACGACGAAGACGACGAAGCCGGTGGCGAGGGCCTCGGCGAACTCTTCGGCTAA
- a CDS encoding tripartite tricarboxylate transporter permease, which translates to MAGPSLEFVFDPALSLQVLAWVFAGATLGTLSGLIPGLHANNFALLLAGFAPIVPGPPLFVGCAMLAAGVVHTFMNAVPAMALGVPDAEMAVTSLPGHRMVLEGRGYEAIRLSALGSLLAVLVAVPLAIPVTEAVLAVYPTIRDNLPLVLAMVVVALVASERTWRTKGAAVLSFSLAAVLGALTLDLSPDAPLTAGGTLAPLFAGLFGAPVLIDAIFGSGIPRQDEETIEISSRLVGATAVAGALAGAVVGYIPGISAAIAAVAVLVFIPGGAGDRGYIVATSGVDTSNMIFALFALVAIGQPRTGVMVAFESANAPLELPILIGAVLVAGILGFVLVIVVGDLYLEVVGRLTYWKISAVVLTLLLVLSYLFTGLLGIGIFVVAAAIGMVPVRLRARRVHLMGVLIGPLMFGL; encoded by the coding sequence ATGGCCGGGCCCTCTCTCGAGTTCGTTTTCGATCCGGCGTTGTCGCTGCAGGTGCTGGCGTGGGTTTTCGCGGGGGCGACACTGGGCACGCTCAGCGGGCTCATTCCGGGGCTACACGCGAACAATTTTGCACTGTTGTTAGCTGGATTCGCGCCCATTGTCCCTGGTCCGCCGCTGTTTGTCGGCTGTGCGATGCTTGCGGCGGGGGTCGTCCATACGTTCATGAACGCTGTTCCTGCAATGGCACTCGGTGTTCCCGATGCCGAGATGGCAGTGACTTCGTTGCCCGGCCACCGCATGGTCTTGGAGGGACGAGGCTACGAGGCGATTCGGCTGTCGGCGCTTGGGAGTCTGCTCGCCGTACTCGTGGCGGTTCCGCTCGCGATTCCGGTAACCGAAGCCGTGCTGGCAGTGTATCCAACGATTCGAGATAATCTCCCACTCGTGTTGGCGATGGTCGTCGTTGCACTGGTTGCCTCGGAACGGACGTGGCGGACCAAAGGCGCTGCTGTACTCTCGTTCTCGTTGGCTGCTGTCCTCGGTGCACTGACGCTCGATCTCTCGCCAGATGCGCCGCTGACGGCTGGCGGGACGCTCGCGCCGCTGTTTGCGGGGCTCTTTGGAGCACCCGTACTGATCGACGCGATTTTCGGCTCCGGAATCCCGCGACAGGACGAGGAGACGATCGAAATCTCGAGTCGACTTGTTGGGGCAACGGCGGTTGCCGGCGCGCTTGCTGGTGCCGTCGTTGGGTACATTCCCGGCATTTCGGCCGCCATTGCTGCTGTCGCCGTCCTCGTATTCATTCCTGGCGGCGCTGGTGATCGTGGCTACATCGTCGCGACCAGCGGTGTCGACACGTCGAACATGATTTTTGCGCTGTTTGCACTTGTCGCGATTGGCCAGCCCCGAACGGGCGTGATGGTCGCCTTTGAGAGCGCGAACGCCCCACTCGAGCTACCGATTCTGATCGGGGCCGTCCTCGTCGCCGGCATACTCGGGTTCGTCCTTGTGATCGTCGTTGGTGATCTCTATCTCGAGGTAGTGGGACGGCTGACGTACTGGAAGATTTCGGCCGTCGTGTTGACGCTCCTGCTCGTTCTTTCGTATCTGTTTACTGGCCTGCTCGGGATCGGAATCTTCGTCGTCGCAGCGGCGATTGGCATGGTCCCGGTTCGATTGCGTGCCCGTCGCGTCCACCTTATGGGCGTCCTGATTGGTCCGTTGATGTTTGGGCTTTGA
- a CDS encoding 50S ribosomal protein L11, with amino-acid sequence MAGTIEVLVPGGQANPGPPLGPELGPTPVDVQAVVQEINDQTEAFDGTEVPVTVDYEDDGSFSIDVGVPPTAELVKDEADFDTGSGEPQKDFVADLSVDQVKQIAEQKHPDLLAYDTKNAAKEVVGTCASMGVTIEGDDAREFKAKVDAGEYDDVLVEA; translated from the coding sequence ATGGCTGGAACCATCGAAGTGCTCGTTCCGGGTGGGCAGGCCAACCCTGGCCCGCCACTCGGTCCCGAGCTCGGTCCGACGCCCGTCGACGTTCAGGCGGTTGTACAGGAGATTAACGACCAGACCGAAGCGTTCGACGGCACTGAAGTGCCTGTTACCGTCGACTACGAGGACGACGGGTCGTTCTCGATTGACGTCGGTGTCCCACCGACGGCAGAACTCGTCAAAGACGAGGCTGACTTCGACACTGGCAGTGGCGAACCGCAGAAGGATTTCGTCGCTGACCTCTCTGTCGATCAGGTCAAACAGATTGCCGAGCAGAAACACCCAGACCTGCTCGCCTACGACACGAAAAACGCCGCCAAGGAAGTCGTCGGCACCTGCGCTTCGATGGGCGTTACCATCGAAGGCGACGATGCCCGCGAGTTCAAGGCGAAAGTCGACGCTGGCGAGTACGACGACGTGTTGGTCGAGGCATAA
- a CDS encoding 50S ribosomal protein L10 — MSAQAERKTENLPQWKQAEVDELEELIESYESVGIVGIAGIPSKQLQDMRRDLHGTAELRVSRNTLQVRALESAGLGDLVEQVEGQVGLIGTNANPFALYKELEASKTPAPINEGEVAPNDIVIPEGDTGVDPGPFVGELQSIGANARIEDGSIQVMEDSTVLEAGEEVSADLSNVLNELGIEPKEVGLDLRAVVAEGVLFDPEDLDIDIEAYESDVQTAAARAQNLAVNASFPTATTVPTLIAKATGEAKSLGLQAAIEDEALMPDLVSKADAQLRALAAQIDDEDALPEELQGVEAPAQPAADDGESDDDESADDQDDAAADDGDADDDDEDDGDGAEGLGAMFG; from the coding sequence ATGAGCGCACAGGCTGAACGCAAAACCGAGAACCTTCCCCAGTGGAAGCAAGCAGAAGTCGACGAACTCGAAGAACTCATCGAGAGCTACGAGAGCGTCGGCATCGTCGGTATCGCTGGCATTCCAAGCAAGCAGCTGCAGGACATGCGCCGTGACCTTCACGGCACCGCTGAACTGCGCGTCAGCCGCAACACGCTGCAGGTTCGTGCACTCGAGAGCGCTGGCCTCGGAGACCTCGTCGAACAGGTCGAAGGCCAGGTCGGCCTCATCGGCACGAACGCCAACCCATTCGCGCTGTACAAAGAACTCGAGGCGTCGAAGACGCCGGCCCCGATCAACGAGGGCGAGGTCGCGCCGAACGATATCGTCATCCCAGAGGGTGACACGGGTGTCGATCCCGGACCGTTCGTTGGCGAACTTCAGAGTATTGGCGCGAACGCACGCATCGAGGACGGCTCGATTCAGGTTATGGAAGACTCGACGGTCCTTGAGGCCGGCGAGGAGGTTTCCGCAGACCTGTCGAACGTCCTCAACGAACTTGGAATCGAGCCCAAAGAAGTCGGGCTTGACCTGCGTGCTGTTGTCGCAGAGGGTGTCCTCTTCGACCCCGAAGACCTCGATATCGATATCGAGGCCTACGAAAGCGACGTGCAGACGGCCGCTGCTCGCGCACAGAACCTTGCAGTCAATGCGAGCTTCCCAACCGCGACGACGGTCCCGACGCTCATCGCGAAGGCCACGGGCGAGGCCAAGAGCCTCGGCCTGCAGGCCGCTATCGAGGACGAAGCACTCATGCCAGACCTCGTCAGCAAGGCCGACGCACAGCTGCGTGCGCTTGCGGCCCAGATCGACGACGAGGACGCCCTGCCTGAGGAACTGCAGGGCGTCGAGGCACCGGCCCAGCCGGCAGCCGACGACGGCGAGAGCGACGATGACGAATCGGCAGACGACCAGGACGACGCTGCGGCCGACGACGGCGACGCCGACGACGACGATGAAGACGACGGCGACGGCGCAGAAGGCCTCGGCGCAATGTTCGGATAA
- a CDS encoding 6-carboxytetrahydropterin synthase has product MYEVSVSRSLIAHHYLTVPEPGPEGELHSHHFTVTATVSGPALNEYAYLVDIDAIEEAMTDVAAFYRDQTLNDLPGFEDGNPSAERFATVFGDRLLAHSALETDGITDLRIEIEEDDVATVAHQRTL; this is encoded by the coding sequence ATGTACGAGGTTTCCGTGTCGCGGTCGCTCATTGCACATCACTATCTAACGGTGCCTGAGCCGGGTCCAGAAGGCGAACTGCACTCCCACCACTTTACCGTTACCGCGACAGTGTCTGGACCAGCACTGAACGAGTACGCCTATCTGGTCGATATCGACGCAATAGAGGAAGCCATGACCGACGTTGCTGCGTTCTACCGGGATCAAACACTCAATGACCTCCCCGGGTTCGAGGACGGAAATCCGAGTGCTGAGCGCTTTGCAACGGTGTTCGGCGACCGCCTGCTTGCTCACTCCGCTCTCGAGACAGACGGTATAACGGACCTTCGCATCGAAATCGAAGAAGACGACGTGGCAACGGTTGCCCATCAGCGCACACTCTAA
- a CDS encoding class I SAM-dependent methyltransferase, producing the protein MQAYLEAKRTVDDRALNRRVLERLQAELTRDEPVRIVELGAGMGTMLPRLAEWGLLPDRVSYHAVDHNATTIERAQDRLPAELEARGYDVLRSDKSGTATFVAHPNEDHLESPNSQCSRLEVTLECGDALSLELTADLIIAAAFLDLVDADIALPAIESMLADGGLLYAPITYDGATGFAPRDPLDSRLEQAYHRHMDEYRSGGRSDAGRHLLSALPARNWDLLESGGSAWVVRPREAGEGYPHREAVVVEHILETIDGAVSEVLVDEPEIATARELERWLERRLAELERGELVYTAANLDILARPLQ; encoded by the coding sequence ATGCAGGCCTATCTCGAGGCCAAACGGACCGTTGACGACCGAGCGCTCAACCGGCGCGTCCTCGAGCGATTACAGGCCGAACTGACTCGAGACGAACCGGTTCGGATCGTCGAACTTGGTGCCGGAATGGGAACGATGCTCCCACGACTTGCCGAGTGGGGGCTACTTCCCGACCGCGTCAGCTACCACGCTGTCGACCACAACGCGACAACCATCGAGCGCGCACAGGATCGTCTCCCCGCCGAACTCGAGGCGCGTGGGTACGACGTCTTGCGGTCGGATAAATCCGGGACTGCGACGTTCGTTGCGCATCCCAACGAGGACCACCTCGAATCGCCAAACAGCCAGTGTTCACGCCTCGAGGTCACCCTCGAGTGTGGTGATGCGCTCTCACTCGAGCTGACAGCAGATCTCATTATCGCCGCCGCGTTTCTCGACCTCGTTGATGCCGACATCGCGCTGCCGGCAATCGAATCCATGCTCGCAGATGGCGGGCTGTTGTACGCACCGATCACCTACGACGGTGCGACCGGATTCGCCCCACGCGATCCCCTCGATAGCCGCCTCGAGCAAGCATATCACCGGCACATGGACGAGTACAGGTCAGGCGGTCGGAGCGATGCCGGCCGCCACCTGCTGTCTGCACTTCCTGCTCGCAACTGGGACCTTCTCGAGTCGGGTGGTTCCGCCTGGGTTGTCCGCCCACGCGAGGCTGGCGAGGGCTATCCACACCGTGAGGCGGTCGTCGTCGAACACATCCTCGAGACGATTGATGGGGCTGTGAGCGAGGTGCTCGTCGATGAACCAGAGATAGCGACCGCACGTGAGCTAGAACGCTGGCTCGAGCGACGACTAGCCGAACTCGAGCGTGGTGAACTCGTGTATACGGCGGCGAATCTGGATATACTGGCGCGCCCGCTGCAGTAA
- a CDS encoding HEWD family protein, with the protein MSAQVRSPTARICERCDREERWDDELGAWQLARKDGEKQVGNPHCLHEWDINGTFNPVADQ; encoded by the coding sequence ATGAGCGCACAGGTACGATCTCCAACGGCCCGCATCTGCGAACGCTGCGACCGTGAAGAACGATGGGACGACGAACTCGGCGCGTGGCAACTCGCGCGCAAAGACGGCGAAAAACAGGTTGGAAACCCGCATTGCCTCCACGAGTGGGACATCAACGGCACGTTCAATCCCGTCGCCGACCAGTAA
- the cutA gene encoding divalent-cation tolerance protein CutA, with the protein MPTVYITAPPAAAESLATTLVEAELAACVNRVPTTSTYRWESEIHHDDEVILLAKTTEEAYDALVERVMDLHPHDVPCIERFDEEHVLKSYATWRDEVVSP; encoded by the coding sequence ATGCCAACCGTCTATATTACGGCCCCACCGGCGGCCGCTGAATCGCTTGCGACAACACTCGTCGAGGCAGAACTGGCCGCCTGCGTCAATCGCGTTCCGACGACGTCGACCTACCGCTGGGAGAGCGAGATTCACCACGATGACGAAGTCATCTTGCTCGCGAAGACGACCGAGGAGGCCTACGACGCACTGGTCGAGCGCGTCATGGACTTGCACCCACACGACGTCCCCTGCATCGAACGATTCGACGAGGAACACGTCCTCAAGTCGTATGCAACGTGGCGAGACGAGGTCGTTAGTCCGTAA
- a CDS encoding MFS transporter, with translation MRGTLRRLTGADVLVLTAAIWFLAKFLRYAFPPLFGSFQASYGVSNADLGLAFTGFMLVYAAMQFPSGVLADRLGSVSVVTAGVLLAACASLVLVVDSPFVVLVGAMLVMGAGTGAHKTVAVRLLSRAYPHRTGRALGVLDTFGTFGGVIAPTAVVAVAGVHFAFGASWRLIFLVTGVLGLVLAVAFWVRIPTRVPEETASDASPALREAFAVGQYATLFREWRFSVFALLTVLFAFTYNGLVAFAPLYLTDAANLTDATAGLLYSAFFLASLVQLGTGELSDRLGQLPIIVALLSLATVALGTLIALTETANPVALGVALVAVGIGSHGFRPVRGAYLMSAIPDDVAGGGLGVVRTLLMGAGAISPALVGVLSETASFQLAFSVLAVSVAMATVLGLLLWVTDR, from the coding sequence ATGAGGGGAACGCTTCGCCGCCTCACGGGAGCCGACGTGCTCGTGTTGACGGCTGCAATCTGGTTTCTCGCGAAATTTCTTCGCTATGCGTTCCCGCCGCTGTTCGGCTCGTTCCAGGCGAGTTACGGCGTCTCGAACGCCGACCTCGGGCTGGCGTTTACCGGCTTCATGCTCGTCTATGCCGCGATGCAGTTTCCCTCGGGCGTGCTCGCTGATCGGCTTGGCTCGGTCTCCGTCGTCACGGCAGGCGTGTTGCTTGCAGCCTGTGCGTCGTTGGTACTCGTCGTCGACTCCCCGTTTGTGGTTCTCGTCGGAGCGATGCTCGTCATGGGCGCAGGAACCGGCGCACACAAAACCGTCGCCGTTCGGCTCCTCTCTCGAGCCTATCCCCATCGGACGGGGCGGGCACTGGGCGTTCTCGATACGTTCGGCACCTTCGGCGGCGTGATCGCGCCGACTGCCGTCGTCGCGGTTGCAGGCGTCCACTTCGCGTTCGGCGCGAGTTGGCGGCTCATCTTTCTGGTAACCGGTGTCCTCGGACTTGTCCTCGCAGTCGCATTCTGGGTTCGCATTCCGACCCGAGTGCCGGAGGAAACGGCGAGTGATGCGTCGCCCGCGCTTCGCGAGGCGTTCGCAGTCGGCCAGTACGCGACGCTGTTTCGCGAGTGGCGGTTTTCGGTGTTTGCCCTGCTAACGGTGTTGTTTGCGTTCACTTACAACGGTCTCGTCGCATTCGCACCGCTGTACCTGACCGACGCAGCCAATCTCACGGATGCGACGGCGGGACTGCTCTACAGCGCGTTCTTCCTGGCGAGTCTGGTTCAGCTTGGGACCGGCGAACTCAGTGATCGACTCGGTCAATTGCCGATCATCGTCGCTTTACTCTCGCTTGCAACGGTCGCGCTCGGTACACTCATCGCGCTGACTGAAACCGCGAATCCAGTCGCCCTCGGGGTCGCACTCGTCGCGGTCGGCATCGGCTCACACGGTTTTCGCCCCGTCAGAGGAGCCTATCTGATGAGTGCAATTCCGGACGACGTTGCTGGCGGCGGACTGGGCGTCGTTCGAACGCTTCTCATGGGTGCAGGGGCGATCTCACCGGCACTCGTCGGCGTGCTCTCCGAAACCGCGAGTTTCCAACTAGCGTTTTCGGTGCTTGCCGTTTCGGTCGCCATGGCCACCGTACTCGGCCTCCTGCTCTGGGTCACGGACCGATAG
- a CDS encoding CDP-alcohol phosphatidyltransferase family protein produces MSDSLLEDSSGQQVRSLWGRATLGLWLGAWGLVIALERATAGDIVSAHFLAVVGCTIGLVSGIFFRIVSKTTRTAGLEPVTLATWVTVTRGAAIVVLAGFIVVPSPDGLLAWLPALLFAVGAALDAVDGLLARRTGTTTMLGAQFDVETDALVVLVGTLVAIATEAVPLAFLAVGIARYLFVFGSWWRRRHGRPVYDLPESRLRRPLGALAMVTIWLALLPPVAPGLSRLIALVVMVPFVLNFARDWVAVAGWHR; encoded by the coding sequence ATGAGTGACTCACTGCTTGAGGACTCGAGCGGACAGCAGGTGCGGTCACTATGGGGCCGGGCAACGCTTGGGCTCTGGCTCGGTGCTTGGGGACTGGTGATTGCACTCGAGCGCGCCACGGCGGGCGACATCGTGTCCGCACACTTTCTCGCTGTCGTCGGCTGTACCATCGGCCTCGTGAGCGGCATCTTCTTTCGGATCGTGTCGAAGACGACTCGTACTGCAGGGTTAGAGCCAGTTACACTCGCGACGTGGGTGACTGTCACACGAGGGGCAGCGATCGTCGTCCTTGCTGGATTCATCGTTGTTCCGAGTCCGGATGGACTGCTGGCATGGCTGCCAGCGCTGTTGTTCGCGGTGGGTGCTGCACTCGATGCCGTGGATGGCTTGCTTGCCCGACGGACCGGGACCACGACGATGCTCGGCGCTCAGTTCGATGTCGAAACGGATGCGCTGGTCGTCCTCGTCGGGACGCTTGTCGCCATTGCGACCGAGGCGGTTCCGCTGGCGTTTCTCGCAGTCGGTATCGCTCGATACCTGTTCGTCTTTGGCAGTTGGTGGCGACGGCGACACGGTCGACCAGTCTATGACCTCCCAGAGAGTCGACTCCGGCGACCACTGGGCGCACTCGCGATGGTCACCATCTGGCTTGCCCTGTTGCCCCCAGTTGCTCCCGGACTCTCGCGACTCATTGCACTCGTCGTGATGGTCCCGTTCGTGCTCAACTTCGCTCGAGACTGGGTCGCCGTTGCAGGCTGGCATCGGTAA
- a CDS encoding 50S ribosomal protein L1 produces the protein MADTDIQTAVARALEESPDRNFTETVDLAINLRDLDLNEPSNRVDESIVLPSGTGQETIIVVIADGETAVRAEDVADDVLSVSDVADLDDDEAKDMADETDFFIAEEAMMQDIARHLGTILGPRGKMPDPLAPDDDVVETVNRLKNTVQLRSGDRRTFHTLVGSEDMDAEDVADNIDVILRRLHADLEKGPQNIDGVYVKTTMGPSVEVA, from the coding sequence ATGGCAGATACGGATATTCAAACCGCAGTGGCTCGCGCACTCGAGGAGTCACCCGACCGGAACTTTACCGAGACGGTGGACCTCGCGATTAATCTGCGCGACCTTGACCTGAACGAACCGTCGAATCGTGTTGACGAGTCTATCGTCCTGCCGTCCGGAACCGGCCAGGAAACGATTATTGTCGTCATCGCCGATGGAGAGACTGCAGTCCGCGCCGAAGACGTTGCGGACGACGTACTCTCTGTCAGCGATGTGGCCGATCTGGACGACGACGAAGCCAAAGATATGGCGGACGAGACGGACTTCTTTATCGCCGAAGAGGCGATGATGCAAGATATCGCCCGGCACCTGGGTACCATTCTCGGCCCCCGAGGGAAGATGCCGGACCCGCTCGCTCCCGACGACGACGTCGTCGAGACTGTCAACCGACTCAAAAATACCGTGCAGCTTCGCTCCGGTGACCGACGAACGTTCCACACGCTCGTCGGCTCCGAAGACATGGACGCCGAAGATGTCGCTGACAACATCGACGTCATCTTGCGACGTCTGCACGCTGACCTCGAGAAGGGCCCACAGAACATTGATGGCGTCTACGTAAAGACGACGATGGGCCCATCCGTGGAGGTGGCCTAA